A stretch of DNA from Granulicella pectinivorans:
GATCTTCAAACGCATTCAGAATCCCTCAATCAAAAAAGTTGCCAATCTGGTTACATGTCTAAAACGGGTGCGAGAACAGGAGACTCCGCTTTCAGCAATCCCAGCAGGTCCTGGTCGTAGATCGACTTCTTCCGGTCGGCCAACGCCGTAAACCGGCCATACACGGCATCCAGTTCTTCCCGGTCGAGTACATGCCCCAGGGCAGACAGCCTGTCCGCCAGTGCGCGTCGTCCGCTGTGCTTCCCCAACACCATGTTGGTTGCGGCAACTCCGACGGAGGCTGGCGTCATGATTTCGTAGGTGAGCGGGTTCGCCATCATGCCGTGCTGGTGAATGCCGGATTCATGCGCGAAGGCATTGGCACCAACGACGGCCTTGTTTGGCGAGCAACCGAAGCTGATTGTCTCCGCCAACATCTTGCTCGTCGGGTAGAGCTGCGTCATCACGATGTTGTTGGTGTAAGGCATGACATCGCGCCGCACCATCAATGCTGCGGCAATCTCCTCGAGCGCCGCATTGCCCGCGCGCTCGCCAATGCCGTTGATGGTGCATTCTACCTGCCGCGCGCCGCCTTCAATACCGGCCAGGGAGTTTGCGACCGCCATGCCGAGATCGTTGTGGCAATGCGTGGAGAGGATGATGTTTTCAATACCGGGCACCGTCGCCTTGATCCGTTGGAACAGACGCGTGTACTCAGCGGGCGTCGTATAGCCCACGGTGTCGGGAAGATTGATGGTCTTCGCACCGGCCTGGACGGCGACGGTGACGATCTGCGTCAGGAAATCTGGATCGGTACGGGTCGCATCCTCCGCGGAGAACTCGACATCGTCGCTGTACGTGCAAGCGAGACGGACGGACTCCGCCGCCTGCTCCAGCGCCTGGGCCCGGGTGATCTTCAGCTTGGCTTCCAGATGGAGATCGGACGACGCCAGAAACACATGGATACGATTCTTCGCTGCCGGCTCAATCGCATACGCCGCGGCCTCGATGTCCTCTCGTTTGCAGCGTGCGAGCGAGGTGATCCTCGGACCCTTCACATCACGGGCGATCGCCCGGATTGACTCCGAGTCGCCGGTCGACGCGATGGCGAATCCCGCTTCCAGGACGTCCACGCCAAGTGCCGCCAACTGGTGAGCAAGACGCAGCTTTTCGTCCGCATGCATGGTGCATCCGGGGGATTGTTCGCCATCCCGCAGCGTCGTGTCGAAGAATACGATTCCGTCAGTGTGCTTTACGTCGGTCTCTACCATAAGGACTGCCTCTCGAACTTCATTCATCATAATCCGGTCTTATGCGTGCGCAAATCAGTATCATGCATTCTAATGACAGCATCGGCCATCCTTAGAGGGCCGCGCACCGAACAGGAGATGCACCCCGTTGGACCTCTTCGTCTTAGAAACCTTCCTTGCCGTTGCTGAAGAGCGCAGCTTTTCTCGTGCCGCGGCCCGCCTGCATCGTACCCAACCGGCGGTATCGCAGGCTATCGCGAAACTCGAGTCGGAGTTGGGTGAGGTTCTTTTTGAGCGATCGTCGCGCGACGGCACCCTGACCGATGCCGGCGCCGTGCTGCGCGACTATGCGGCCAAGCTGCTGAATCTGCGTAGTGAGGCCGAATCCGCCCTGACCGAGCTGCGTGAACTGCATCGCGGCAAGCTCTCGCTCGCGGCCAACGAGTACACGTGCCTGTACCTTCTTCCCCTACTGGACGAGTACCGCCGCCAGAATCCGCGGATCAAGATCGCCGTGCGCCGCGAGCTCGCTAGCCGGATTCCGGACGACGTACTCTCGCACTCGGTGGAGATCGGTATCGTCAGCT
This window harbors:
- a CDS encoding 2-isopropylmalate synthase, translated to MVETDVKHTDGIVFFDTTLRDGEQSPGCTMHADEKLRLAHQLAALGVDVLEAGFAIASTGDSESIRAIARDVKGPRITSLARCKREDIEAAAYAIEPAAKNRIHVFLASSDLHLEAKLKITRAQALEQAAESVRLACTYSDDVEFSAEDATRTDPDFLTQIVTVAVQAGAKTINLPDTVGYTTPAEYTRLFQRIKATVPGIENIILSTHCHNDLGMAVANSLAGIEGGARQVECTINGIGERAGNAALEEIAAALMVRRDVMPYTNNIVMTQLYPTSKMLAETISFGCSPNKAVVGANAFAHESGIHQHGMMANPLTYEIMTPASVGVAATNMVLGKHSGRRALADRLSALGHVLDREELDAVYGRFTALADRKKSIYDQDLLGLLKAESPVLAPVLDM